Proteins co-encoded in one Cygnus olor isolate bCygOlo1 chromosome 30, bCygOlo1.pri.v2, whole genome shotgun sequence genomic window:
- the LOC121062488 gene encoding ubiquitin carboxyl-terminal hydrolase 42-like, which yields MACVLKQTITRPSITDTSKKQKITIRIHNKLPARQTVSQPDFLISAVEDVDLYKALPSSTITNSLQIPGAMPPVPGEVIKESLTASQLNSLSEEISVPGPPKSTENDECLEQYQCDDRGDKEKPRRSKEHKLI from the exons ATGGCCTGTGTTCTAAAACAGACGATTACCAGGCCTTCAATTACTGATACgtcaaaaaaacagaagatcaCCATCAGGATTCACAATAAATTGCCTGCTCGTCAGACTGTGTCACAGCCTGACTTTCTTATCAGTGCTGTGGAGGATGTAGATCTCTACAAGGCTCTTCCTTCATCCACAATTACAAATTCG TTGCAGATACCTGGAGCTATGCCTCCAGTCCCTGGAGAAGTCATCAAGGAATCCCTCACAGCCAGCCAGTTGAACAGCTTGTCAGAGGAAATAAG tGTCCCGGGACCTCCGAAATCTACTGAGAATGATGAATGCCTTGAACAGTACCAATGTGATGACCGTGGAGACAAGGAGAAACCAAGAAGATCAAAAGAACATAAActgatttga